Proteins encoded within one genomic window of Streptomyces kaniharaensis:
- a CDS encoding SRPBCC family protein codes for MATVTVRRVIAAPIADVFHWCATTTNYTRSPWVRRARLARPGVGAPYGVGAVRLHTWLIGWFRERIIAYNAPYDFEYVVDRSFPPARHEGGRMTFAEVAQGTLVVWTTTFQLPTPFGAAFARGVAGPVIAHVFGRILDAGAAALTGSLPRRA; via the coding sequence ATGGCAACCGTGACAGTGCGACGCGTCATCGCGGCGCCGATCGCCGACGTGTTCCATTGGTGCGCGACGACCACCAACTACACCCGCAGCCCGTGGGTCCGCAGGGCGCGACTGGCCCGGCCGGGCGTGGGCGCGCCGTACGGGGTGGGCGCGGTGCGGCTGCACACGTGGCTGATCGGCTGGTTCCGCGAGCGGATCATCGCGTACAACGCGCCGTACGACTTCGAATACGTCGTCGACCGCAGCTTCCCGCCAGCTCGGCACGAGGGCGGGCGCATGACGTTCGCCGAGGTCGCGCAGGGCACGCTGGTCGTGTGGACGACCACCTTCCAGCTGCCGACTCCCTTCGGCGCTGCCTTCGCCCGCGGGGTTGCCGGGCCCGTCATCGCCCATGTCTTCGGCAGGATCCTCGACGCCGGCGCTGCGGCGCTCACGGGTAGCCTGCCTCGCCGTGCGTGA
- a CDS encoding DUF397 domain-containing protein — protein sequence MSEKHDPYDHDPADAEWVKSPFSGDGNGDCVIISRFDNGDVWVGDDKNPNRPHLAFDQAEWTAFVQAIETRDPRFTA from the coding sequence GTGAGCGAGAAGCACGACCCGTATGACCACGACCCCGCCGACGCCGAGTGGGTCAAGTCGCCTTTCTCCGGGGACGGTAACGGCGACTGCGTGATCATCTCCCGCTTCGACAACGGTGACGTCTGGGTGGGCGACGACAAGAACCCCAACCGCCCCCACCTCGCCTTCGACCAGGCCGAATGGACCGCCTTCGTCCAGGCCATCGAAACCCGCGACCCCCGCTTCACCGCCTGA
- a CDS encoding EamA family transporter encodes MPISDNASGAIRAATAMSLLGCSTGVTAAFAGYPLAGGQTLRYLLASLILLPLARREGPLRPRLTGRELTRLICLAGSGLYAFNLLLIAALHRSDPAVVGSVVGCTPLLLAVLGPLLAGRRPQLRLLAAAGVVVAGAAVTQGFGPGDALGFAYALGTLACEAAFSLLAVPLLPRLGPVRVSTYVTVLAVPMFAVTALAMDGTAAVRMPSGPELVALLYLATLLTCGAFLLWYGALERLGADRAGLFAGLVPVTAAVSGAVTGTGALRSGELVGAVLVGVGVCVGVRASTEQGGRRARAGRSDQVAGREESTSSRHCPVAASQQDHVGSPM; translated from the coding sequence ATGCCTATTTCCGACAACGCTTCCGGTGCGATCCGTGCCGCCACCGCCATGTCCCTGCTCGGCTGCTCGACCGGGGTGACGGCCGCGTTCGCCGGCTATCCACTGGCAGGCGGGCAGACCCTGCGGTACCTCCTCGCCTCGCTGATCCTGCTCCCGTTGGCGCGCCGGGAGGGACCGCTCCGCCCTCGGCTGACGGGGCGTGAGCTGACCCGGCTGATCTGCCTGGCGGGCAGCGGCCTGTACGCCTTCAACCTCCTGCTGATCGCGGCGCTGCATCGGAGTGACCCGGCGGTGGTGGGGAGCGTGGTCGGCTGCACACCGCTGCTGCTGGCGGTGCTCGGTCCGCTGCTCGCCGGGCGGCGGCCGCAGCTGCGGTTGCTGGCCGCGGCCGGGGTGGTCGTCGCGGGGGCGGCGGTCACGCAGGGCTTCGGGCCGGGCGACGCGCTCGGATTCGCGTACGCCCTGGGGACGTTGGCGTGCGAGGCGGCGTTCTCACTGCTGGCGGTGCCGCTGTTGCCCCGGCTCGGACCGGTCCGGGTCTCGACGTACGTGACGGTGCTGGCCGTGCCGATGTTCGCGGTGACGGCCCTGGCCATGGACGGGACGGCAGCCGTGCGGATGCCGAGCGGCCCGGAGTTGGTGGCGCTGCTCTACCTAGCCACGCTGCTCACCTGCGGGGCGTTCCTGCTCTGGTACGGCGCGCTGGAGCGGCTGGGCGCGGACCGGGCCGGGCTGTTCGCCGGGCTGGTGCCCGTCACCGCCGCGGTGTCGGGGGCCGTGACGGGCACGGGAGCGTTGCGGTCGGGTGAGCTGGTGGGCGCGGTGCTGGTCGGCGTTGGCGTCTGCGTCGGAGTGAGGGCGAGTACGGAGCAGGGCGGCAGGCGGGCGCGAGCGGGACGATCCGACCAAGTCGCTGGTCGAGAGGAGTCAACAAGCAGCCGACACTGTCCTGTTGCCGCCAGCCAGCAAGATCACGTAGGGTCCCCGATGTGA
- a CDS encoding phosphotransferase produces MDGYTIDESLIRSLLRDQHPDLADLPIRPVAGGWDNQLWRLGDELAVRMPRTPRAPSLLRKEQLWLPLLTPRLPLPVPCPVRAGEPSERFPFPWGVTVWVPGEPRDRASIDRPRDAAERLAGFLRALHRPAPAGAPANPRRGVPLATVAPEFEERFRAIAPTGLATAEVRAAWQDAVAAPAWDGPAVWLHGDLHPANVVITDGTLAGVIDFGDLCAGDPAADLAAAWLLLPAKALPDFLRAYANADANAGLATMRRARGWALLHSLSLIDIGRAGERGLPGGQPTWGPAGRAALDRVLAFR; encoded by the coding sequence ATGGACGGCTACACCATCGACGAGTCGCTGATACGGTCCCTGCTGCGGGACCAGCACCCGGACCTCGCCGACCTGCCGATCCGGCCGGTGGCCGGCGGCTGGGACAACCAACTGTGGCGTCTCGGCGATGAGTTGGCCGTGCGGATGCCGCGCACGCCGCGAGCGCCGTCACTCCTTCGGAAGGAGCAGCTGTGGCTCCCGCTCCTCACTCCGCGCCTTCCGCTCCCGGTGCCCTGCCCGGTGCGGGCCGGTGAGCCCTCGGAACGCTTCCCGTTCCCGTGGGGCGTCACGGTGTGGGTCCCGGGCGAGCCGAGAGACCGCGCGTCGATCGACCGACCGAGGGACGCGGCCGAGCGACTGGCGGGCTTCCTCCGGGCGCTGCACCGGCCCGCACCCGCCGGCGCACCGGCCAACCCCCGCCGGGGAGTTCCGCTCGCTACGGTCGCGCCGGAGTTCGAGGAACGGTTCCGCGCCATCGCCCCGACCGGCCTGGCCACCGCCGAGGTCCGAGCCGCCTGGCAGGACGCCGTCGCGGCGCCGGCCTGGGACGGTCCTGCCGTGTGGCTGCACGGCGACCTCCACCCAGCGAACGTCGTCATCACGGACGGGACGCTGGCCGGAGTGATCGACTTCGGCGACCTGTGCGCCGGCGATCCCGCCGCGGACCTCGCCGCCGCCTGGCTGCTGCTGCCCGCCAAGGCGCTCCCGGACTTCCTCCGCGCCTATGCGAACGCCGACGCGAACGCCGGCTTGGCGACGATGCGACGGGCACGGGGCTGGGCACTCCTGCACAGCCTCTCGCTGATCGACATCGGCAGGGCCGGGGAGCGCGGCCTCCCCGGCGGCCAGCCAACGTGGGGGCCTGCGGGACGGGCAGCACTCGACCGCGTCCTCGCGTTCCGGTAG
- a CDS encoding DUF2867 domain-containing protein, protein MRLPSTAHTSRPWRIHEITRDFHVEDVWALPTPGGPDDLQYLVRQFAEAPSDEATISAPMYRVLFVIRWKLGALLGWDKPDTGLNARVRTLRDRLPADLREAPRGPDTRSKPFRSVYLLHDEWAAEMANRTVHGVMHIGWVPDGSGGYRGQMAVLVKPNGLFGAAYMLAIKPFRYVGVYPALLRAIGRRWEATAAERNGG, encoded by the coding sequence ATGAGACTCCCCAGCACCGCGCACACCTCCCGGCCGTGGCGCATCCACGAGATCACCCGGGACTTCCACGTCGAGGACGTGTGGGCCCTGCCGACACCGGGCGGGCCCGACGACCTCCAGTACCTGGTGCGGCAGTTCGCGGAGGCGCCGTCGGACGAGGCGACCATCTCCGCGCCGATGTACCGCGTGCTCTTCGTGATCCGCTGGAAGCTGGGGGCGCTGCTGGGCTGGGACAAGCCCGACACCGGCCTGAACGCCCGGGTCCGGACACTGCGCGACCGCCTCCCGGCGGACCTCCGCGAGGCCCCGCGCGGACCTGACACCCGGTCGAAGCCGTTCCGCTCCGTGTACCTGCTGCACGACGAGTGGGCGGCCGAGATGGCCAACCGGACGGTGCACGGCGTGATGCACATCGGCTGGGTGCCGGACGGGTCCGGCGGCTACCGCGGTCAGATGGCCGTCCTGGTGAAGCCGAACGGTCTGTTCGGCGCCGCGTACATGCTGGCGATCAAGCCGTTCCGGTACGTCGGCGTGTACCCGGCGCTGCTGCGGGCGATCGGGCGCCGGTGGGAGGCGACCGCGGCGGAGCGGAACGGGGGGTGA
- a CDS encoding TetR/AcrR family transcriptional regulator: MANARTPRSAWIEEGLRALAAGGPDAVRIEPLAQSLGVSKGGFYGYFRNRDALLAEILDTWERAVTENVIDRVESGGGDARARLSRLQALASAGDDDPMTSTASELAIRDWARRDAAVADRLRRVDNRRMEYMRSLFRAFCADEDDVEMRCLISFSLRIGNHFIAANNGPRSRAEVIALTRQWLLR; the protein is encoded by the coding sequence ATGGCCAACGCGCGTACCCCGCGCAGCGCGTGGATCGAGGAAGGCCTCCGAGCCCTCGCCGCCGGCGGCCCCGACGCCGTCCGGATCGAGCCCCTCGCCCAGTCCCTCGGCGTCAGCAAGGGCGGCTTCTACGGCTACTTCCGCAACCGCGACGCCCTGCTCGCCGAGATCCTCGACACCTGGGAACGCGCCGTCACCGAGAACGTGATCGACCGGGTCGAGAGCGGCGGCGGAGACGCCCGCGCCAGACTCTCCCGCCTCCAGGCGCTCGCCTCCGCCGGCGACGACGACCCCATGACCTCCACCGCCTCCGAACTCGCCATCCGCGACTGGGCCCGCCGCGACGCGGCCGTGGCCGACCGCCTGCGGCGCGTCGACAACCGGCGCATGGAGTACATGCGCTCCCTGTTCCGCGCCTTCTGCGCCGACGAGGACGACGTCGAGATGCGCTGCCTCATCTCCTTCTCCCTCCGCATCGGCAACCACTTCATCGCCGCCAACAACGGGCCGCGCAGCCGCGCCGAGGTGATCGCCCTCACCCGCCAGTGGCTCCTGAGGTGA
- a CDS encoding alpha/beta hydrolase: MFRAQRGRTAQLTQRQGEGEVRGVALLLPGGFVRGRGGPVKVAELGLRDLATELTERGHTHGIAVHLLRYRHSGWNGPDADTAVDTRWALDELARRYGPVPVVLVGNSLGGRAAFWCAGHPNVTGVAGIAPWLPSGDPVEQLAGRRVLIVHGTGDHSAAGATQSLEYALRARTVVPDLARYEVPGGSHYLVRQAADISALTTAFTLATLGAEPSAFAEGTVCTRLPSRV, translated from the coding sequence GTGTTCCGAGCGCAGCGGGGGCGTACCGCGCAGTTGACGCAGCGACAGGGCGAGGGCGAGGTCCGCGGGGTCGCGCTGCTGCTGCCCGGCGGGTTCGTCCGCGGCCGGGGCGGGCCGGTGAAGGTCGCCGAACTCGGCCTGCGCGACCTCGCCACCGAGCTCACCGAGCGCGGGCACACCCACGGCATCGCCGTCCACCTGCTGCGCTACCGCCACAGCGGCTGGAACGGCCCGGACGCCGACACGGCGGTCGACACCCGCTGGGCGCTCGACGAACTCGCCCGCCGCTACGGCCCGGTGCCGGTGGTCCTGGTCGGCAACTCGCTCGGCGGGCGTGCCGCGTTCTGGTGCGCCGGGCATCCGAACGTCACCGGGGTGGCCGGCATCGCGCCCTGGCTGCCGAGCGGCGACCCGGTCGAGCAACTGGCCGGACGCCGCGTGCTGATCGTCCACGGCACCGGCGACCACAGCGCGGCCGGCGCCACCCAGTCGCTCGAGTACGCGCTCCGGGCCCGGACCGTGGTGCCCGACCTCGCCCGTTACGAGGTCCCGGGCGGCAGTCACTACCTCGTGCGGCAGGCCGCCGACATCAGCGCCCTGACGACGGCCTTCACACTCGCCACGCTCGGCGCCGAGCCGTCCGCATTCGCGGAGGGCACGGTCTGTACGCGGCTGCCCTCACGGGTCTGA
- a CDS encoding helix-turn-helix domain-containing protein: MSKDLSAIRQIRLGDELRAWRLENNKTLTDMTAGLKGWSPGRLSRIERAQQQITAADLAALLDHAGITGPEREDFESFLGTSPPKQWWRDLDYAEAITPAFAEYLALEADASEILNYFPSAFPGLVQTEAYAKEMIAAGLDSPNEERVEAGAEVRILRQRRLIHDPRLTFEAYFGEVALLVAGDQEVLAGQIRHAITVAQYPNVTLRMVPLSAGRPGILSSGITLMRFPDDLENGFAFIEAVGGMLPRRTGRDVRRTERAIARVKRCSLSPEDTITALERKLEELT; encoded by the coding sequence TTGAGCAAGGACCTGTCCGCCATCAGGCAAATCCGACTTGGCGACGAGCTGCGCGCCTGGCGACTGGAGAACAACAAGACGCTGACCGACATGACGGCCGGCCTGAAGGGATGGAGCCCCGGCCGCCTCAGCAGAATCGAACGGGCCCAACAACAGATCACCGCAGCGGATCTGGCTGCCCTGCTCGATCACGCTGGAATCACCGGCCCAGAGCGCGAGGACTTCGAGAGCTTCCTCGGGACCAGCCCGCCGAAGCAGTGGTGGCGGGACCTGGACTACGCCGAAGCGATCACACCTGCGTTCGCCGAATACTTGGCCCTCGAAGCCGATGCCTCCGAGATACTGAACTACTTCCCATCGGCCTTTCCTGGCTTGGTGCAGACCGAGGCCTATGCAAAGGAGATGATCGCCGCCGGTCTCGACTCCCCCAACGAGGAACGTGTCGAGGCGGGCGCTGAGGTCCGCATCCTTCGACAGCGAAGGCTGATCCATGATCCGCGACTCACATTCGAGGCCTACTTCGGCGAGGTCGCACTGTTGGTGGCCGGTGACCAGGAAGTACTTGCGGGACAGATCCGACATGCCATCACGGTCGCTCAGTACCCCAACGTCACCTTGCGCATGGTGCCCTTGAGTGCTGGCCGGCCTGGCATCCTCTCGTCCGGTATCACCTTGATGAGGTTCCCCGACGACCTCGAAAACGGCTTCGCGTTCATCGAAGCCGTCGGAGGTATGCTCCCGCGTAGAACCGGCCGAGACGTACGGCGGACCGAGCGGGCCATCGCCCGCGTCAAGCGGTGCTCGCTGAGTCCGGAGGACACCATCACCGCCCTTGAACGCAAGTTGGAAGAGCTGACGTGA
- the pdxR gene encoding MocR-like pyridoxine biosynthesis transcription factor PdxR encodes MRELLLSLDHTQGDLTGQLIRELRTVVREGRLAADTRLPATRALAEELGVSRGVVVEAYAQLVAEGYLVARRGSGTRVASGITPAGPAAPAGPAEPTVAYDLKPGTPDLASFPRAAWLSATRQALAEALHSRLGYGDPAGQLGLRTELAAYVGRVRAAVAAPADVVVVSGVAQSLALLCGVLLARGHRRWAVEDPCSPGMLDLLRAHGVEPVGVPVDDEGIDVDALAASGAKVVLVTPAHQYPTGVVLAPARRTALLAWAQRAGALVVEDDYDAEFRYDREPVGCLQGLARDRVVHLGSVSKSLAPGLRLGWAVLPDRLVEDFRTAKRYADLGTGVIDQLAFAGLLASGAYDRHLRTVRARYRSRRDALVRSLGTHLPDAAVRGVAAGLHLYLDLPPGVEEQAVVTAALARGLRVEPVSPMRLSPGGPALALGYCGLTEGRLERATALLAQAVAAAPAP; translated from the coding sequence TTGCGTGAGCTGCTGCTCTCCCTCGACCACACGCAGGGCGACCTCACCGGCCAGCTGATCCGGGAGCTGCGCACGGTCGTCCGGGAGGGCCGGCTCGCGGCCGACACCAGACTGCCCGCCACGCGGGCACTCGCCGAGGAACTCGGCGTCTCTCGCGGCGTCGTCGTCGAGGCATATGCCCAACTCGTCGCCGAGGGCTACCTGGTGGCCCGGCGCGGCTCGGGCACCCGGGTCGCCTCCGGGATCACCCCCGCCGGTCCCGCCGCACCGGCGGGACCGGCCGAGCCGACAGTCGCCTACGACCTCAAGCCGGGCACTCCCGACCTGGCCTCGTTCCCGCGCGCCGCCTGGCTCTCCGCCACCCGGCAGGCGCTCGCCGAGGCCCTGCACAGCCGCCTCGGCTACGGCGATCCTGCCGGGCAACTCGGGCTGCGGACCGAACTGGCCGCCTACGTGGGCCGGGTCCGCGCCGCCGTCGCAGCCCCCGCCGACGTGGTGGTGGTCAGCGGGGTCGCCCAGAGCCTCGCTCTGCTGTGCGGTGTGCTGCTCGCCCGCGGGCATCGCCGCTGGGCGGTCGAGGACCCGTGCTCGCCGGGCATGCTCGACCTGCTGCGGGCGCACGGGGTCGAGCCGGTCGGCGTTCCGGTGGACGACGAGGGGATCGACGTCGACGCGCTGGCCGCGAGCGGTGCGAAGGTCGTGCTGGTGACCCCGGCCCACCAGTACCCGACCGGCGTCGTGCTCGCCCCGGCCCGCCGGACCGCGCTGCTCGCCTGGGCGCAGCGGGCCGGCGCCCTGGTGGTGGAGGACGACTACGACGCCGAGTTCCGCTACGACCGCGAACCGGTCGGCTGTCTGCAGGGCCTGGCCCGCGACCGGGTCGTCCACCTCGGCTCGGTCAGCAAGTCCCTCGCTCCCGGCCTGCGCCTCGGCTGGGCGGTGCTGCCCGACCGGCTGGTCGAGGACTTCCGTACCGCCAAGCGCTACGCCGACCTCGGGACCGGGGTGATCGACCAACTGGCCTTCGCCGGGCTGCTCGCGAGCGGTGCGTACGACCGGCATCTGCGCACCGTCCGCGCCCGCTACCGCAGTCGGCGCGACGCCCTGGTCCGATCCCTCGGGACGCATCTGCCGGACGCCGCCGTCCGCGGCGTCGCCGCTGGCCTCCACCTCTACCTGGACCTGCCACCGGGAGTCGAGGAACAGGCCGTGGTCACCGCGGCGCTGGCGCGCGGGCTACGGGTCGAACCGGTCAGCCCGATGCGGCTCAGCCCCGGCGGCCCCGCACTCGCGCTCGGCTACTGCGGCCTGACGGAGGGCCGGCTGGAACGCGCCACCGCCCTGCTGGCTCAGGCGGTCGCGGCCGCTCCGGCACCGTGA
- a CDS encoding VOC family protein codes for MTVTFNHTIIAAKDRNDSARFFRELLELAEAPSWGPFTNIQLSDGVLLQFAEPPVEIQMQHYAFLIDDELFDRAYRRLCDRGTEHWADPQMRRPGEINNEHGGRGVYFKDPAGHAIELITRPYL; via the coding sequence ATGACAGTCACGTTCAACCACACCATCATCGCCGCCAAGGACCGCAACGATTCGGCTCGTTTCTTCCGCGAGCTGTTGGAACTTGCGGAAGCACCGTCCTGGGGCCCGTTCACCAACATCCAGCTCTCCGACGGCGTACTGCTTCAGTTCGCCGAGCCGCCGGTGGAGATCCAGATGCAGCACTACGCGTTCCTGATCGACGACGAGCTGTTCGATCGCGCGTACCGGCGACTGTGCGACCGCGGCACCGAGCACTGGGCCGACCCGCAGATGCGACGCCCAGGCGAGATCAACAACGAACACGGCGGTCGCGGGGTGTACTTCAAGGACCCCGCCGGCCACGCGATCGAGCTGATCACCCGCCCGTACCTGTAA